From the genome of Actinacidiphila yeochonensis CN732, one region includes:
- a CDS encoding HAD-IA family hydrolase has protein sequence MPALIFDCDGVLADTERYGHLPAFNQTFEEFGLPVRWSDEEYAEKVRIGGGKERMRSLLTPDFLARTGLPSDRDALDAEVARWHARKTEIYTGIIGGGTIPPRPGVRRIAAEAHAAGWPLAVASTSAEPSVRAVLRLAAGPELVEHFAVFAGDVVPRKKPAPDIYLHTVANLELDPAEVVVVEDSRNGMLAALGADLACAVTTSAYTGEEDFTGASLVVDSLGDPAPGVRGDGAPGGPASPVATRVLADPLGVRPDPYVRLADLAALLAGAGPGDTASGTGRGKKS, from the coding sequence CGTGCTCGCCGACACCGAGCGCTACGGGCACCTGCCCGCGTTCAACCAGACCTTCGAGGAGTTCGGCCTGCCCGTGCGGTGGAGCGACGAGGAGTACGCCGAGAAGGTGCGGATCGGCGGCGGCAAGGAGCGGATGCGCTCGCTGCTGACCCCGGACTTCCTCGCCAGGACCGGGCTGCCCTCCGACCGGGACGCGCTGGACGCCGAGGTGGCGCGCTGGCACGCCCGCAAGACCGAGATCTACACCGGGATCATCGGCGGCGGGACGATCCCGCCGCGCCCGGGAGTGCGGCGGATCGCCGCCGAGGCGCACGCCGCCGGCTGGCCGCTCGCTGTCGCCTCGACCTCCGCGGAGCCGTCGGTGCGGGCCGTGCTGCGGCTGGCCGCGGGGCCCGAACTGGTGGAGCACTTCGCGGTGTTCGCCGGCGACGTGGTGCCCCGCAAGAAGCCCGCGCCGGACATCTACCTGCACACCGTGGCGAACCTTGAGCTGGACCCGGCGGAGGTCGTGGTCGTGGAGGACAGCCGCAACGGCATGCTCGCCGCGCTCGGCGCGGACCTGGCCTGCGCGGTCACCACCAGCGCGTACACGGGGGAGGAGGACTTCACGGGCGCGTCGCTGGTGGTGGACTCGCTCGGCGACCCGGCGCCCGGCGTGCGCGGTGACGGAGCCCCCGGGGGCCCGGCGAGCCCGGTCGCCACCCGGGTGCTCGCCGACCCGCTGGGTGTCCGCCCCGACCCGTACGTCCGCCTCGCCGACCTCGCCGCGCTGCTGGCCGGCGCGGGTCCGGGGGACACCGCCTCCGGCACCGGACGCGGCAAGAAGAGCTGA